The following coding sequences lie in one Panicum virgatum strain AP13 chromosome 6N, P.virgatum_v5, whole genome shotgun sequence genomic window:
- the LOC120678344 gene encoding uncharacterized protein LOC120678344, which produces MSVRIKAVVDKFVRELKEALDADIQDRIMKEREMQSYIAEREREVAEREAAWKAELSRREAEIARQEARLKVERENLEKEKSVLMGTASNQDNQDGALEITVSGEKYRCLRFSKAKK; this is translated from the exons ATGTCGGTGCGGATAAAGGCGGTGGTGGACAAGTTCGTGAGGGAGCTCAAGGAGGCGCTCGACGCGGACATCCAGGACCGCATCATGAAGGAGCGGGAGATGCAGAGCTACATCgcggagcgcgagcgcgaggtCGCCGAGCGGGAGGCCGCGTGGAAGGCTGAGCTCTCCCGTCGCGAG GCTGAAATCGCGCGGCAAGAAGCAAGGCTGAAGGTCGAAAGGGAGAACCTGGAGAAAGAGAAGAGCGTCCTCATGGGGACGGCCTCAAACCAGGACAACCAAGATGGAGCCCTGGAGATCACAGTCAGCGGCGAGAAGTACAGGTGCCTCCGGTTCTCCAAGGCGAAGAAATGA
- the LOC120678342 gene encoding aminoacylase-1-like, whose translation MGTKNLTRKPPASMATASTTLLLSLALLASAAVASPSPDADSISRFQEYLRIDTAQPAPDYAAAVAFLRDQASEAGLEARTLELAAGKPLLLLRWPGRRPSLPSILLNSHTDVVPSEPQKWDHPPFSAALDEASGRIYARGSQDMKCVGMQYLEAIRCLRSAGFVPDRNIYITFVPDEEIGGHEGVELFVSSKEFKEMNVGLVLDEGLASPGEEYRVFYAERSPWWLTIKAKGAPGHGAKLYDGSAMENLIKSMEAIRRFRTSQFNLVKSGEKAEGDVVSVNFAYLKAGTPTPTGFVMNLQPSEAEVGLDIRIPPSAHVEALERRLVEEWAPSSRNLTCEFKQKMSVLDNFGKPAMTPADSTNPWWLLLEEAVKSAGGKLGKPEIFPASTDARYFRQIGLPAFGFSPMANTPILLHDHNEFLHKDEYLKGIGIYESIIRALATHKDGAKDDESRAEL comes from the exons ATGGGAACCAAGAATCTGACCCGGAAACCTCCCGCTTCCATGGCGACGGCATCCACCACGCTGCTCCTCTCCCTCGccctcctcgcctccgccgcggtcgcctcgccgtcgccggacgcGGATTCCATCTCCCGGTTCCAGGAGTACCTCCGCATCGACACGGCGCAGCCGGCGCCGGACTACGCCGCGgccgtggccttcctccgggacCAGGCCTCCGAGGCCGGCCTCGAGGCGCGCACGCTGGAGCTCGCCGCTGGGAAGCCGCTTCTGCTGCTGCGGTGGCCCGGGCGGCGGCCGTCGCTGCCCTCGATACTCCTCAACTCCCACACCGACGTCGTGCCGTCGGAGCCGCAGAAGTGGGACCACCCGCCCTTCTCCGCCGCCCTCGACGAGGCATCCGGTCGCATCTACGCCCGGGGCTCCCAG GACATGAAGTGTGTGGGGATGCAATACCTTGAAGCTATCCGCTGTCTCCGTTCTGCAGGATTTGTTCCAGATCGAAACATCTATATAACTTTTGTTCCTGATGAGGAGATTGGTGGGCATGAGGGTGTTGAGCTGTTTGTTTCATCTAAGGAATTCAAAGAAATGAACGTGGGGTTGGTCCTTGATGAGGGGCTTGCATCTCCTGGGGAGGAGTATCGCGTGTTCTATGCTGAGCGTAGCCCTTGGTGGCTTACTATAAAAGCAAAGGGTGCACCAGGGCATGGTGCAAAGTTGTATGATGGTAGTGCAATGGAGAATTTGATTAAGAGCATGGAAGCTATTAGAAGATTCAGGACATCACAGTTTAATTTAGTGAAGTCCGGAGAGAAGGCTGAAGGAGATGTTGTGTCGGTGAATTTTGCATACCTGAAGGCTGGCACACCTACACCGACG GGTTTTGTCATGAATCTCCAACCATCTGAAGCAGAAGTAGGTCTTGACATCCGGATCCCTCCTAGTGCCCATGTGGAAGCACTGGAGAGACGCCTTGTTGAAGAATGGGCGCCATCTTCACGCAACTTGACCTGTGAG TTTAAACAGAAGATGTCTGTCCTGGACAACTTTGGGAAGCCCGCCATGACACCTGCTGACAGCACAAACCCATGGTGGCTGTTGCTTGAAGAAGCTGTCAAGAGTGCTGGTGGCAAACTTGGTAAGCCGGAGATATTCCCAGCCTCTACTGATGCCCGCTACTTCCGGCAGATTGGATTGCCAGCATTTGGCTTTTCACCTATGGCAAACACACCAATATTGCTTCACGACCATAATGAG TTTCTGCACAAAGATGAGTACCTCAAGGGAATCGGGATATACGAGTCTATCATCAGGGCGCTGGCCACCCACAAAGATGGCGCTAAAGATGATGAATCTAGAGCAGAGCTATGA